A genomic segment from Salvelinus alpinus chromosome 8, SLU_Salpinus.1, whole genome shotgun sequence encodes:
- the LOC139583620 gene encoding T-complex protein 1 subunit epsilon yields MSAMGQLAFDEYGRPFIIIKDQDKKTRLSGLDALKSHIMAAKAVASTLRTSLGPNGLDKMMVDRDGEVTVTNDGATILSMMDVDHQIAKLMVELSKSQDDEIGDGTTGVVVLAGALLEEAEQLLDRGIHPIRISDGYDQAAKIAIAQLDKISETYPYDPSNTEPLIQTAMTTLGSKVINRCHRQMAEIAVNAVLTVADMNRKDVDFELIKMEGKVGGKLEDTQLIKGVIIDKEFSHPQMPKLLKDTKMAILTCPFEPPKPKTKHKLDVTCVEEYKALQKYEKDKFLEMIKQIKDTGANLAICQWGFDDEANHLLLQNELPAIRWVGGPEIELIAIATGGRIVPRFSELTAEKLGSAGVVKEICFGTTKDRMLVIEECKNSRAVTIFIRGGNKMIIEEAKRALHDALCVIRNLVRDNRIVYGGGASEISCALAVNQAADKCPSLEQYAMRAFADALEVIPMALAENSGLNSIQTMTEVRARQVTENNPALGIDCLHLNTNDMKQQHVIETLHGKKQQISLATQVVKMILKIDDIRSPGESED; encoded by the exons ATGTCCGCTATGGGGCAACTCGCATTCGATGAGTATGGACGGCCGTTCATCATCATCAAAGATCAGGATAAGAAGACTCGCTTATCGGGCCTTGACGCACTGAAG TCTCACATCATGGCAGCAAAGGCAGTTGCCTCAACGCTGAGGACCTCTCTAGGACCAAACG GTCTGGACAAGATGATGGTTGACCGGGATGGAGAGGTGACCGTCACCAATGACGGAGCCACCATCCTCAGCATGATGGATGTGGACCACCAGATCGCCAAGCTCATGGTGGAGCTCTCCAAGTCTCAGGACGACGAGATCGGAGACGGGACCACCGGAGTTGTTG TGCTGGCTGGTGCTCTCCTGGAGGAGGCAGAACAGCTGCTGGACAGGGGCATCCACCCCATCCGTATCTCTGACGGTTACGACCAGGCCGCCAAGATCGCCATCGCGCAGTTGGACAAGATCAGCGAGACCTACCCATACGACCCCAGCAACACGGAACCACTCATCCAGACTGCCATGACCACACTGGGATCCAAAGT GATCAACCGCTGCCACAGACAGATGGCGGAGATTGCAGTGAACGCCGTCCTGACTGTGGCGGACATGAACCGTAAGGATGTGGACTTTGAGCTGATCAAGATGGAGGGCAAGGTGGGAGGCAAGCTGGAGGATACCCAGCTCATCAAGGGGGTCATCATAGACAAGGAGTTCAGCCATCCTCAGATGCCCAag CTCCTGAAAGACACAAAGATGGCCATCCTGACCTGCCCGTTTGAGCCCCCTAAGCCCAAGACCAAGCACAAGCTGGATGTGACCTGTGTGGAGGAATACAAGGCCCTGCAGAAGTATGAGAAGGACAAGTTCCTGGAGATGATCAAACAG ATCAAGGATACCGGCGCTAACCTGGCCATCTGCCAGTGGGGCTTTGATGACGAGGCCAACCACCTGCTGCTGCAGAATGAACTGCCTGCCATTCGCTGGGTCGGAGGGCCTGAGATCGAG CTGATTGCCATAGCGACAGGGGGCCGCATCGTGCCTCGGTTCTCTGAGCTGACTGCTGAGAAGCTGGGCTCAGCCGGTGTCGTTAAGGAGATCTGCTTTGGCACAACCAAGGACCGCATGCTGGTTATCGAGGAGTGCAAGAACTCCAGGGCAGTCACCATCTTCATCCGTGGAGGAAACAAGATG ATCATTGAGGAGGCTAAGCGTGCGCTGCATGATGCACTGTGTGTCATCCGTAACCTGGTCAGAGACAACCGCATTGTGTATGGGGGCGGAGCCTCTGAGATTTCCTGTGCCCTCGCTGTCAACCAGGCTGCTGACAAG TGCCCGTCCCTGGAGCAGTATGCCATGCGTGCATTTGCTGATGCCCTGGAGGTGATCCCCATGGCCCTGGCAGAGAACAGCGGGCTCAACTCCATCCAGACCATGACAGAGGTCCGCGCCAGGCAGGTCACCGAGAACAACCCCGCCCTGGGCATCGACTGTCTGCACCTCAACACCAATG ACATGAAGCAGCAGCATGTAATTGAGACACTGCATGGGAAGAAGCAGCAGATCTCTCTGGCCACCCAGGTGGTCAAGATGATCCTGAAGATCGATGACATCAGAAGCCCGGGAGAGTCTGAAGACTAA